A window of Gouania willdenowi chromosome 12, fGouWil2.1, whole genome shotgun sequence contains these coding sequences:
- the marveld2a gene encoding MARVEL domain-containing protein 2 isoform X2, which translates to MSSGGGAYGRTEGVRHSPYYDQVPEGVALRASSFDPLPSLSNHREPRLAQSADPLPPPPLPHHPPVGPEFDASCGENDSDVDLDIKPVHRFIPDSWKNFFRGSERSSKGAWSKPASFVNNNNNSSTTEGVRCSPPHSPSLPRSYGGSYNSRKELLEATPTVSGHTHQTALSYSERVEEYHQRYAYMKSWAGLLRILGCVELLLGAAVFACVCAYVHKDNEWFNMFGYSSPGGAYGAGFYGAGTGGAYYTGPKTPFVLVVAGLAWLVTVILLVLGMTLYYRSILLDATWWPLTEFIINLCLAVLYMSAGIVYVRDTTRGGLCSYPVFNNGINGAFCRTEAGQTAAIIFLFVTMVLYLIGAIVCLKLWRHEATRRERERYAREVQMQSSEMRALHPLTLTDSAHKPKALEERGSSLAPIRAPPTKVLQGNIPSGHIPKPVIVPDYIATLL; encoded by the exons ATGTCCTCTGGCGGCGGAGCCTATGGTCGCACTGAGGGTGTGCGTCACTCCCCCTACTATGACCAGGTTCCTGAGGGCGTGGCTCTCAGAGCGAGCTCCTTTGATCCTCTGCCGTCGCTAAGCAACCACAGGGAGCCCCGCCTGGCTCAGAGCGCTgaccccctccctccccccccTCTCCCCCACCACCCCCCAGTCGGTCCTGAGTTTGACGCTAGCTGTGGTGAGAACGACTCAGATGTGGATCTGGATATCAAACCTGTTCACCGCTTCATCCCGGACTCCTGGAAAAACTTCTTCAGAGGCAGCGAGCGCAGCAGCAAGGGGGCGTGGTCAAAGCCTGCGTCCtttgtcaacaacaacaacaacagcagcaccACTGAGGGCGTGCGCTGCTCGCCCCCccactccccctccctcccccgaTCCTATGGCGGCAGCTACAACTCCCGTAAGGAGCTGCtggaggccacgcccactgtGTCAGGCCACACCCACCAGACGGCGCTGAGCTACAGCGAGCGCGTGGAGGAGTACCACCAGCGCTACGCTTACATGAAGtcgtgggcggggcttctgagGATCCTGGGCTGCGTGGAGCTGCTGTTGGGTGCGGCCGTGtttgcgtgcgtgtgcgcgtacGTGCACAAAGACAACGAGTGGTTCAACATGTTCGGGTACTCGTCCCCAGGCGGGGCCTACGGGGCCGGGTTCTATGGGGCCGGCACCGGGGGGGCCTACTACACGGGGCCTAAGACACCCTTTGTGCTGGTGGTGGCGGGCCTGGCCTGGCTGGTTACCGTCATCCTGCTGGTGCTGGGGATGACCCTCTACTATCGATCCATCCTATTGGACGCCACCTGGTGGCCCCTGACGGAGTTCATCATCAACCTCTGCCTCGCTGTGCTCTACATGTCTGCAG GAATCGTCTACGTTCGTGACACAACGCGTGGCGGTCTCTGCTCCTACCCGGTCTTTAACAACGGTATAAACGGAGCGTTCTGCAGGACTGAGGCGGGTCAGACCGCCGCCATCATCTTCCTCTTCGTCACCATGGTCCTGTATCTGATCGGAGCCATCGTTTGTCTCAAACTGTGGAGACACGAAGCCACTCGGAGGGAACGAGAACGCTACGCACGAGAG GTTCAGATGCAGTCGTCTGAGATGAGAGCTCTGCACCCattg ACACTCACTGACTCCGCCCACAAACCCAAAGCCTTGGAGGAACGTGGATCATCATTGGCTCCCATCAGAGCTCCTCCCACTAAAGTTCTCCAGGGAAACATTCCATCAGGACACATCCCTAAACCTGTCATTGTTCCAGACTACATAGC TACCCTACTATAG
- the marveld2a gene encoding MARVEL domain-containing protein 2 isoform X1 has translation MSSGGGAYGRTEGVRHSPYYDQVPEGVALRASSFDPLPSLSNHREPRLAQSADPLPPPPLPHHPPVGPEFDASCGENDSDVDLDIKPVHRFIPDSWKNFFRGSERSSKGAWSKPASFVNNNNNSSTTEGVRCSPPHSPSLPRSYGGSYNSRKELLEATPTVSGHTHQTALSYSERVEEYHQRYAYMKSWAGLLRILGCVELLLGAAVFACVCAYVHKDNEWFNMFGYSSPGGAYGAGFYGAGTGGAYYTGPKTPFVLVVAGLAWLVTVILLVLGMTLYYRSILLDATWWPLTEFIINLCLAVLYMSAGIVYVRDTTRGGLCSYPVFNNGINGAFCRTEAGQTAAIIFLFVTMVLYLIGAIVCLKLWRHEATRRERERYAREVQMQSSEMRALHPLTLTDSAHKPKALEERGSSLAPIRAPPTKVLQGNIPSGHIPKPVIVPDYIAKYPTIGSDEERDQYRAVFNDQYSEYKELYSDVQMTIRRFEEMDVMMQSLPQHPGSHMEMDRINRILQEYQRKKNDPTFVEKKERCEYLKCKLSHIKQKIQEYDKVMEWNDGFS, from the exons ATGTCCTCTGGCGGCGGAGCCTATGGTCGCACTGAGGGTGTGCGTCACTCCCCCTACTATGACCAGGTTCCTGAGGGCGTGGCTCTCAGAGCGAGCTCCTTTGATCCTCTGCCGTCGCTAAGCAACCACAGGGAGCCCCGCCTGGCTCAGAGCGCTgaccccctccctccccccccTCTCCCCCACCACCCCCCAGTCGGTCCTGAGTTTGACGCTAGCTGTGGTGAGAACGACTCAGATGTGGATCTGGATATCAAACCTGTTCACCGCTTCATCCCGGACTCCTGGAAAAACTTCTTCAGAGGCAGCGAGCGCAGCAGCAAGGGGGCGTGGTCAAAGCCTGCGTCCtttgtcaacaacaacaacaacagcagcaccACTGAGGGCGTGCGCTGCTCGCCCCCccactccccctccctcccccgaTCCTATGGCGGCAGCTACAACTCCCGTAAGGAGCTGCtggaggccacgcccactgtGTCAGGCCACACCCACCAGACGGCGCTGAGCTACAGCGAGCGCGTGGAGGAGTACCACCAGCGCTACGCTTACATGAAGtcgtgggcggggcttctgagGATCCTGGGCTGCGTGGAGCTGCTGTTGGGTGCGGCCGTGtttgcgtgcgtgtgcgcgtacGTGCACAAAGACAACGAGTGGTTCAACATGTTCGGGTACTCGTCCCCAGGCGGGGCCTACGGGGCCGGGTTCTATGGGGCCGGCACCGGGGGGGCCTACTACACGGGGCCTAAGACACCCTTTGTGCTGGTGGTGGCGGGCCTGGCCTGGCTGGTTACCGTCATCCTGCTGGTGCTGGGGATGACCCTCTACTATCGATCCATCCTATTGGACGCCACCTGGTGGCCCCTGACGGAGTTCATCATCAACCTCTGCCTCGCTGTGCTCTACATGTCTGCAG GAATCGTCTACGTTCGTGACACAACGCGTGGCGGTCTCTGCTCCTACCCGGTCTTTAACAACGGTATAAACGGAGCGTTCTGCAGGACTGAGGCGGGTCAGACCGCCGCCATCATCTTCCTCTTCGTCACCATGGTCCTGTATCTGATCGGAGCCATCGTTTGTCTCAAACTGTGGAGACACGAAGCCACTCGGAGGGAACGAGAACGCTACGCACGAGAG GTTCAGATGCAGTCGTCTGAGATGAGAGCTCTGCACCCattg ACACTCACTGACTCCGCCCACAAACCCAAAGCCTTGGAGGAACGTGGATCATCATTGGCTCCCATCAGAGCTCCTCCCACTAAAGTTCTCCAGGGAAACATTCCATCAGGACACATCCCTAAACCTGTCATTGTTCCAGACTACATAGC GAAGTACCCTACTATAGGCTCAGATGAGGAGCGTGACCAGTACCGTGCTGTGTTCAATGACCAGTACTCTGAGTATAAAGAGTTATATTCTGATGTTCAGATGACCATCAGGAGGTTTGAGGAGATGGACGTGATGATGCAGAGTCTACCTCAGCACCCTGGGAGTCACATG GAAATGGATCGCATCAACAGAATCCTGCAGGAGTACCAGAGGAAGAAAAAT GATCCGACCTTTGTGGAGAAGAAGGAACGCTGTGAATACCTGAAATGTAAACTGTCTCACATCAAACAGAAGATCCAGGAATACGATAAGGTGATGGAATGGAACGATGGATTCAGCTGA